One Brassica napus cultivar Da-Ae chromosome A1, Da-Ae, whole genome shotgun sequence genomic region harbors:
- the LOC106428537 gene encoding uncharacterized protein LOC106428537, translating to MRRRLPPEPPRISATRRRLRPTFAGAAVTGHRPFAAGKLPPCRRRTPAVAGDFLMPPRKRVVCTQAVRDVREVEAEDEHVQPAVPQQAAPPIDQDALRQMVQDAARQAAQEAVQQTAQEAARVAAQEVARQMAAVQQGQQIPHGPQVQVQQGPQIHMQQAPPVQHDHQVPHQPAPAQQYPQVPVQPVPGVFQVPPPPPAFPVQVPEVDETFIRVLGQMKYVSLEHFSGTTEPTVAHDWKHSLDKCLKTISCPPRLKLNIAELYLRGDASIWWDGVRLMHRGKLTYDDFLYAFNKKYFPREALHEKKNDFEHLRQGAKSVREYEREFNQLRRFVGNTIDVEDLIRRFLDGMRVELRGRCSVVTYTSLEDLVEKAAVQEKCMVELQKFSKAVQPKAGGTSGSQKRTWEQNGVPHCGRCRRQHIGECIQCFNCGLFGHISRNCRKPPRTQVAAPAAAVAPAAAARNCYGCNQPGHIYRDCPRRGNAALPPPPKRPAIAPRVFAVGDPQGAEPIAGSVSVGGKSAYTLFDTGASHSFVSPRLVQSWYFRSDFEPKAKQIQTAGTEKLGAVGIHHDVPVILGGVELLGDLTELEMSLYDVILGMDWLSRHRVVLDCPKARVNIPREEENIIYEGIQTNREIPIVSMLCAEELLEGGAEGFLATISMVKEDGKQKLHDIPVVAEYEDVFEALKGPPPARADVLTIEVEPGATPVSRAPYRLAPTEMAELKKQLEELSDKGFIRPSTSPWGAPVLFVKKKDGSFRLCIDYRGLNKVTIKNKYPLLRIDELLDQFQGASWFSEIDLASGYHQIAIAEGDVRKTAFRTRYGHYEFVVMPFGLTNAPAAFMKLMNDVFREHLDKCVIVFIDDILVYSRSREEHAEHLQIVLGKIREHELFAKLSKCSFWQRKIGFLGHVVSEAGVAVDQEKIIAISEWPTPKSATEIRSFLGLAGYYRKYVKSFAGIAKPMTRLTGKDPDFDWTDECSRSFTELKRQLAHAPVLVLPRPGIPYEVYTDASGTRLGCVLMQEGQVIAYASRQLRPHEANYPTHDLELAAVVFALKIWRSYLYGEKVKIFTDHQSLKYIFTQADLNLRQRRWMELLADYNLEIAYHPGKANHVADALSRRRSDVSGTKEVQELTGALASLRLCAVTVEGETVGAEAVEQADLLWRIRKAQDNDEALCKQIEMESIGYHTASSGMFMYRKRVCLPDNEPLRKEILRQAHHSGNTKMYRDMKRYYHWPGMKRDVASFVAHCQTCQMVKAEHQVPIGLLQILPLPEWKWDMVTMDFVTGLPTTSGGKNAIWVIVDRLTKSAHFLAIKKTDKADQLAQIYISEIL from the exons ATGCCGCCTAGGAAGAGAGTTGTTTGTACTCAGGCCGTCAGAGATGTTAGAGAGGTTGAGGCTGAGGACGAGCATGTCCAGCCCGCAGTTCCACAGCAGGCGGCTCCGCCTATTGATCAGGATGCTTTGAGACAGATGGTTCAGGATGCGGCTAGGCAGGCTGCACAGGAAGCAGTCCAGCAAACTGCACAGGAGGCTGCCCGAGTAGCTGCTCAGGAGGTTGCCAGACAGATGGCTGCAGTTCAGCAGGGTCAGCAGATTCCGCATGGTCCTCAGGTTCAGGTGCAGCAGGGTCCGCAGATTCACATGCAGCAGGCCCCACCTGTTCAG CATGATCACCAGGTTCCTCATCAGCCGGCTCCAGCTCAGCAGTATCCTCAGGTTCCCGTTCAGCCTGTTCCAGGAGTTTTTCAGGTTCCACCGCCACCACCTGCTTTCCCAGTTCAGGTGCCCGAGGTTGATGAGACATTTATCAGGGTGTTGGGACAGATGAAGTATGTGAGTTTGGAGCATTTCAGTGGGACGACGGAACCTACAGTTGCTCACGATTGGAAGCACAGTTTGGATAAGTGTTTGAAGACCATCTCGTGCCCGCCAAGGCTCAAGCTTAACATCGCTGAGCTTTATTTGCGTGGAGATGCATCAATCTGGTGGGATGGAGTGAGATTGATGCACCGTGGCAAGCtgacatatgatgattttcttTACGCATTCAACAAGAAGTATTTCCCGAGAGAAGCTTTGCATGAGAAGAAGAATGACTTCGAGCATTTGAGGCAAGGAGCAAAGTCCGTGAGGGAGTATGAGCGGGAGTTTAACCAACTCCGCAGATTTGTGGGTAACACCATTGATGTGGAGGATCTGATCAGGAGGTTCTTAGATGGGATGCGAGTAGAGCTTCGTGGTAGATGCAGTGTGGTTACCTACACCAGTTTGGAGGATCTGGTAGAGAAGGCGGCTGTGCAGGAGAAGTGTATGGTAGAGTTGCAGAAGTTCTCCAAAGCAGTTCAGCCTAAGGCCGGAGGGACTTCAGGGTCACAGAAGAGGACTTGGGAACAGAATGGAGTACCCCATTGTGGGCGTTGTCGTCGCCAGCATATTGGGGAATGTATCCAGTGCTTTAACTGTGGTCTGTTTGGGCATATCTCGAGGAATTGTAGGAAGCCGCCACGTACTCAGGTTGCAGCGCCAGCAGCGGCAGTAGCACCAGCAGCGGCAGCGAGGAACTGTTACGGCTGCAACCAGCCAGGTCACATTTACAGAGATTGTCCGAGGAGGGGCAATGCAGCGCTTCCACCACCACCGAAGCGTCCAGCCATCGCTCCACGTGTGTTTGCGGTTGGAGATCCCCAGGGAGCTGAGCCGATAGCGG GATCGGTTTCGGTTGGAGGAAAGTCCGCTTATACCTTATTCGACACGGGAGCAtctcatagttttgtgagtccgcgCTTAGTCCAGTCTTGGTATTTTCGGAGTGACTTCGAACCGAAGGCTAAGCAGATTCAGACTGCCGGCACGGAGAAGTTGGGAGCAGTTGGCATTCATCACGATGTACCAGTTATTCTTGGAGGAGTTGAGCTGCTCGGAGATTTGACGGAGTTGGAGATGAGCTTATACGATGTTATACTTGGGATGGATTGGTTGTCGCGACATCGAGTAGTCTtggattgtccgaaggcaagaGTTAATATCcctagagaagaagaaaatatcaTTTACGAGGGCATTCAGACAAACCGGGAAATTCCTATCGTCTCCATGTTGTGTGCAGAAGAATTATTGGAGGGTGGAGCAGAGGGATTTTTGGCAACCATTTCGATGGTTAAGGAGGATGGTAAACAGAAGCTGCATGATATTCCAGTGGTCGCCGAGTACGAGGACGTTTTTGAGGCTTTAAAAGGGCCACCACCAGCTAGAGCGGACGTTCTTACGATAGAAGTAGAGCCAGGAGCAACACCAGTTTCACGAGCTCCATACCGTCTCGCACCAACAGAGATGGCAGAGTTAAAGAAGCAGTTGGAGGAGCTATCTGATAAGGGGTTTATCAGACCGAGTACGTCACCGTGGGGAGCACCAGTgttgtttgtgaagaagaaagatgggagtttTAGACTTTGTATCGACTATAGAGGTCTGAACAAAGTGACCATCAAGAATAAGTACCCGCTCCTGCGTATCGACGAGTTGTTAGACCAGTTTCAGGGAGCTTCATGGTTCTCTGAGATTGACTTGGCATCGGGATACCACCAGATTGCGATAGCTGAGGGAGATGTGCGGAAGACGGCATTCCGTACACGTTATGGACATTATGAGTTtgtggtgatgccatttgggTTGACAAACGCACCGGCAGCATTCATGAAACTCATGAATGATGTGTTTCGAGAGCACTTGGATAAGTGTGTGATCGTTTTCATCGACGACATCTTGGTTTATTCTCGGAGTAGAGAAGAGCATGCTGAGCATTTGCAGATTGTGTTGGGTAAGATTCGGGAACATGAGTTGTTTGCCAAGCTGAGTAagtgtagcttttggcagaGGAAGATTGGATTTTTGGGTCATGTGGTTTCAGAAGCAGGAGTTGCCGTTGATCAGGAGAAGATTATCGCCATTTCAGAGTGGCCGACACCTAAGAGTGCGACGGAGATCCGCAGTTTTCTCGGTTTGGCAGGCTACTACAGAAAGTATGTCAAAAGTTTTGCTGGCATTGCAAAGCCAATGACACGGCTAACAGGAAAAGACCCCGATTTTGATTGGACAGATGAATGTTCGAGGAGTTTCACTGAGTTGAAGCGACAGCTGGCCCATGCGCCAGTTTTGGTACTTCCGAGGCCAGGAATACCATATGAGGTCTACACTGATGCGTCAGGCACCAGATTGGGATGTGTACTGATGCAGGAGGGACAGGTCATTGCCTATGCATCACGACAGTTGAGGCCTCACGAGGCCAATTATCCTACGCATGATTTGGAGTTGGCAGCAGTTGTATTTGCATTGAAGATCTGGAGGTCATACTtatatggagagaaagtgaagatTTTCACGGACCACCAGAGTCTGAAATACATATTTACGCAGGCGGACTTGAATTTGAGGCAGCGAAGATGGATGGAGTTGTTAGCAGACTACAACTTGGAGATCGCATATCATCCGGGAAAAGCCAATCATGTGGCAGATGCCTTGAGTAGGCGCAGAAGCGATGTATCGGGAACCAAAGAGGTTCAAGAGCTTACTGGGGCACTTGCTAGTCTCAGATTGTGTGCAGTTACCGTGGAGGGAGAGACAGTTGGCGCTGAGGCTGTAGAGCAGGCAGATTTACTGTGGAGGATACGCAAAGCTCAGgataatgatgaagctttgTGTAAGCAGATCGAGATGGAGAGTATTGGTTATCATACAGCCTCCAGCGGGATGTTCATGTATCGGAAGCGGGTTTGTCTGCCAGATAATGAGCCGTTAAGGAAGGAGATCTTACGGCAAGCACACCACTCAGGGAATACGAAGATGTACAGGGATATGAAGCGATATTACCATTGGCCTGGTATGAAGAGGGATGTTGCTTCATTTGTAGCTCACTGTCAAACGTGTCAGATGGTTAAGGCCGAGCATCAGGTGCCTATCGGATTATTACAGATCCTACCTTTGCCAGAGTGGAAATGGGACATGGTAACCATGGATTTTGTGACGGGTTTGCCGACCACATCAGGAGGGAAAAATGCCATATGGGTGATCGTGGATAGACTTACCAAGTCAGCCCATTTCCTAGCGATTAAGAAGACAGACAAAGCTGATCAGTTGGCACAGATCTACATTAGCGAGATTCTGTGA